The genomic DNA ATTAATCCTTCTTGAAGTGCTGTAAGAGCTACTGCCATTTTTATTGTAGATCCAGATGGGTAGGTTCCACTTATTACTCTGTTGAATAGTGGGTTGTTTTCATTTTCCAAATATTCTTGATATTTTTGCAGCTCAATTCCTCCAGAAAAATCATTGTTATTAAAAGTGGGTAAACTTACTAAAGCTAAAATTTCTCCATTTCTGGGATCCATTACAATTACGGCGGCCTTCTTTTTATCGCTATCTTCCAAATATTTAGTAGTTATTTCTTCCAATTTATTTTGAATTTCCAAGTCTATACTAAGTTGTACATGATCTCCGTGAACAGGAGCTTTTTCAATGACTACATTTTGTTTTCTACCGAAAGCGTTTACCTCAATTTTTTGATAGCCATACTTACCTCGCAAAGCTTTCTCATAAGTTTTCTCAATTCCTGTTTTTCCTATTGTGTCTGTCGGTATATATCCTTTTGGATACAATTCTTTTAATTCTTCTGGGTTAAGTTTTCCAGCATAACCCAAAATATGAGATAAAGATAAATATTTTTTTTCACCCTCCTCTTTCATTAAATAAAGTCTTTTACTTCTTCTTTCTATATTTATTCCTGGCAAATCGCTGGTTTCAATTTCTATCAAAAGTGCTGTTTCATAATCTAAATCATCTAAAATATCTATTGATTCATAACTGTAAGCTCCATATTCTTTTATAATTTCACTTATATCATCTCTATTTTTTTGTATCAATCCTGCTAATCTACTAATTATTTTATCCAATTCTTCTGCTTTTCTAGGCAAATCTTGCGGTGTAATGGCGAGAGAGAATTTCAAAACATTTTTGGTTAGTTGCTGTCTGTTTCTATCATAAATAATTCCACGCTCTGCTGGCACAGGAATTGTTCTCTGACTATTATTTTTTGCCAAAAGTGAATAGTCTCCACCATCAACTATTTGGATAAAAAACACCCTTCCAATTAAAATAAAAAATATTATAAAAATTAAAATTAGCAACACCTTCTTTTTTTTAAGAGAAAAACTACTTCCCATATAGTTTTTACTTCCAGGAATAGCTGGCTGACGACTCGTTTTGTTTTGAAAAGAAAAAGAATCCTCAATCCAAGAATTTTTATATTTTCCTTCTAAACTTAAGTAGGAGAACTTTGGGATAGATATTCCAAAAATTGTATTCTTATTTTTACTCATGAGTGTATCCTTGCAGAATTTAACTTTTTTGTAAATTTTGTTAAGAAAATAAATATTACACTTAAAAAAATAGTGGTCGAGAATATCTCCCAACTCATCAAACTAAAAAAGTCTTTTGAAATAAAACTAAAGTCTTCATTAAAAATAAGACTGTTTGTTATGATAAGTATAAAATATAATATTCTAAACAAGATTAAACTTAAAAATGTAAGTGCTAAAACACCATACCAAGATTTATTTGTAAAAATATTCAAGTAAAGATAAAAAATAATTAGCGAAGTCATTGTTCCGGAAAAAAGAGTAATTCCAAAAGGTAAGGCTGAATAAAAATCTAATAATAAAAATAATAAAAAAGCATACCAAACCACCCACCCAGACTCATACCAAATTATCATCAATATCACCGTCGCGAAAACCAAATTTATTTGTGAAAATGGATATGGTAAAATAAGAAATATAAAAGAATGGGCAAAAAAGACTAAAAAAATACTTACAAAAAATAAAATGAAATCAATAAGTTTTTTCATACCTATTCTTCATTTACAAAAGTGATTACAGAAACCAAAAACAATTTATCTAAATCACTAAGCGGTTGTAGGATAGCTTTTTGAAATGGTTGGTAAGGTTCTTTTTCTACAGCCTCCACAGTTCCTATCAAAAGACCTCTTGGAATTCTTGCCTCAAGCCCAGATGTAATAACGGTGTCGCCGATGTGAATAGTTTCATTTTGAGGAATTAAATTCATATGTACACTAATTCCATAACCACCTTCAACCAAACCCATACTTGTATCTTTGTTTGTAAGCGTTCCTGCGATTTTACTCTGATTGTCATTTATTAGACGCACTACAGAAGTCGTGTCTTCAGATTTTATAATTTTTCCCACCAAAACACCGCCAGAGGCAATTACTGGATTTCCTATCTCTATCCCGTCTTTTTTTCCTTTGTTTAAAATTATTGAACTACTGAAAGGTTCAAAATCTTTTCCTATAACCTGTGCACCAATATAATTAAATTTCTTGTCAATAAAAAAATTCAATTGTTCGCGCAATTGTTCATTCTCTTCTTCCAAAAGTATTAATTTTGCTCTATCTATTTTAAGTTTATTTAATTCTGTTTGAAGGTCTGGACACACTAAATTTTTATTTTGCTGTTCGTCTATATTTAGGCTAAGTTTGTAAACCGATCCAACACCACCATTAAAAATATCTCTAACAAAATTTTCAATTGGGCTTACCCAACCAGAAAAATGAAGTAGAATTGTTAAAAAAATTACAAAAGAAACCGCAATTATGGTTTTCTTTTTAGTTTTTCTCATATTTTATAAATAAATATTCCTTCTTTTCAGCCTAATTCTTAAATCCTGTAAGTTATCTAATTCTTCTTTTTTTATCATCTCTTGCAGAAGGAAGGGCCACTTCTTTTAAAAGTTTGTCATCCTCCAAAAGTACGCCAATTCCCCTAACCACAGCAGTAAGTGGGTCGTCTACAATTCTCACAGATATGTTTGTGGCACGGGAGATAACTTTATCCAAACCACGCAAAAGAGATCCACCACCTGAAAGCATAATTCCTCTTTCATGTATATCTCCTGTCAATTCCGGCGGTGTCGTTTCCAAAGTTATTTTTATCTGTTCTATTATTCCACTTATAGATCTCTCTAAAGCTTCTCGTACATGTTCATCGTTTATCATTATTTCTTTTGGAAGGCCTGTCATCACATCTCGCCCTCTCATCGGAAACTCAATAGACTCTTCCAGATTAGAGGCAGATCCCACTTTTATTTTAATATGTTCAGAATGACTTTCTCCAACAAAAAGATTAAAAACTTCTCTTGCATACTGTGTGATATTTCTATTCATCTCATCGCCTGCGATTTGTGTAGATTTCCAACTTACAATTCCACTAAGCGATATTATTGCAACATCCGTAGTTCCACCACCAATATCAACTATCATATTTCCTATAGGCTCTTGAATAAGCATACGCGAACCAATTGCTGCTGCCATTGGTTCTTGCACCACAAAAACTTCTTTTGCACCAGAAGAGATTACAGCGTCTTCCACGGCTTTCATTTCTACCTCTGTCGCCTCAAGTGGAATGCAAACTATAACTCTTGGCCTAGCCATTATAAAAAAACCATTCTCGTAAACTTTATCTATAAAATAGCGTATCATCTTTTCCGCAACTTCATAATCTGAAATAATTCCATTTGAAAGTGGTTTTGTCACCACAATATGCGAAGGAGTTTTACCAAGCATTCTTTTTGCTTCGTCTCCTACTGCCAAGATTTGTTCCGTCCTTGTATTTATTGCAACTACAGAAGGTTCGTTTATTACAATTCCTTTGTCTTTTATATAAACCAAAGTATTGGCAGTTCCCAAATCTATGCCGATATCTCGTGGTTTAAATTTTCCAAAAAAAGACTTTAAAGACACAATAAAAAATTAATTAATTAAGTCCGATAATTTATTAATAGGTAAGATATTAGTTTCTCCAGTTCTGCGATCTTTCACTTCAACACTACTATTTTCCAAAGTCTTTGGACTCAAAATAACTTGCGTTGAAATTCCCATTAAATCACTCTCTGCAAATTTCTGTCCCGCACTTATTTTTAATCTATCATCCAGCAAAACATCCATACCAAGTTCTTTTAGTTTTTGATAAATCCATATTGTTTCTTTTTCGTTTTTATCTGGACGAAGACTTATTAAATGCAAATCAAATGGAGTCACTTCTTTTGGCCAAATTATTCCTCTTTCATCGTTGTTCAATTCTACCAAAGTTCCCATAAGTCTAGATGGACTCATTCCAAAAGATCCCATATAAACTAATTCATTTTTTCCGTCTTCATTCGCAAACTTCAATCCAAAAGCTTCGGAATATTTATAACCTAAACTATATATATCACCCACTTCGACAGATTTTTTTTCTACTAAATTATTTTTATCAAATTTTAAATCAAAATCTGCTAACATTTCATTGTTAAAATCCTCTTTATTTATTGCAATATTTTTTTCTTCATCTATATAAATAATGTCCTCTCCTGCTTCAGAAAGTGTTTGAAATTCATAAGAATATTTGGAAAATGAACCGCCAGAAGAAATTGTAAGATAAGTTTTATCACCCATTCCAAGTCTTCCAAAAACTTTCATATAAACATCTTTCATTTTTTCATAAAATACATCGTGTTCTTCTTTATTTTTGGAAAAAGAATACATATCTTTCATTAAAAATTCTCTACCACGAATTAAACCAGACTTTGCTCTTGTCTCGTTTCTAAATTTTGTCTGAATTTGATAAGCATAAAAAGGAAGATTTTTGTAAGAAGTAATATAATTTTTCATTATATTTGTGATAGCTTCTTCGTGTGTAAAAGCAAGTCCAAGCTCTGTGTTATTTTTCAATTTTGTTTTAAACCAGTTATCAACGACACCATCACTCCAACGCCCTGATTTCTCCCAAGTTTCTTTGTTCTGCAGAGTACTCAAAAACACCTCTTGTCCTCCAGCTTCATCCATTTCTTCTCTAATAATATTATTTATTTTGTTTAAAACACGAAGTCCGAGTGGTAAAAAGTTATAAACACCAGACATTGTTTTATCTATAAAACCAGCCCGAATTAAAAGTTGTGCATTCTTACTAACCTCATCTTTTGGGTGTTCTTTCAAAGTTTTTGTAAAAAGTTTTGTCTGTCTCATAAAAAATTGTCAGCTCGCCTTGATTTTCTATAAGAAACTGCGAAGGCAAATAATAATATAAAAATAAATAAAAGTAATATAAAATTCCAAAATGTTAATACTTTTTTTGCATTTAGGTAAAGTACCATAACTAAAGCGAAAGATACAACCACAGAACATGTAAAACTACGCCTAACATGAATATACAAAGGGATTATCCTATTTGTAAGTTTTCTAGAGATAATAAAAAAAGGCATTGAAAAAGTACCTAAAAGCGCAAAGTAAAAACTTAGATAGAAAAAAAAGAAACCGAGCTTACTACCTTGAAATGGGTCTATATTTACAAGTACAAAACCCCAAGAAATCCAGCACAAAATTGCAGCAAAGCTCATTATAAATAGATATTGCCGTAAACTCATAAATTTTCAACTCTTAAAGTAAATATCTTATTGCATCAATTTCATTCTTACCAACTTTTTTATTTATCTCTTCCACGAGTTCTTTTTGGCGCAATCTTAACTCTTGTGCCATCACAGAGCTTGCACAAGAAACTGTCAAAGTTCTGTTTTTTAAAAATAATGGCCTTGTTAGTGTTACAGAATCCTTTCCAAAAAATTCTTTCATAATTTCTTCGGCAATTTCTATAATAGAAGAAGTCTCTATCTGTTTTTGTAGAGTTGTGTTTTGGTTAAATTTATTTTTTAGCTCTTGTCCAAGTGGTGTAAAACTCATAATTTATATAATTTCTATTTATATCTTCCCACAAATTAAGTCATTTTCAAAATCCTCCAAGCCTTTTAGTGTTTTTTCATATTTACTAATATCTGGAAAATCTAAGTTTCTTATCTTTTTATCCACAGCAACAATTAGTTTTTTCAATCTTTCCACATCTTCAGAAGTTATGTCATAAGGAAGGCAGTGAATTTCATCTAATTTTGTAGGATTCAGAAATTCCAAATACCCACGGTTTACAGTATATTTTGAATAATCTCGTGAGAATTCTACCAAAAGTTTATAAAAAATAATCTGTCTTTTATAACCATGGAGTTGTACTTTTTTGTCTGGCAAACTTTCCTTCCAGCTCAATTTATAACTTCCTGTTTTAAAATCATAAACCTCCATTTCTCTTGTTTCTTCATTTGGAACTATTTTATCAATTTTTCCTGTTATTTGTACATTTTCCACAAAAACTTGTTGCATTCGAAAATTTGTTTCTATCCAGCTTGTCGCAGAAATTCTATCTTGGTATTTATTCAAATATATTTTCCAAACCTCATTTCCCTTTTTTAAATACTTTTCAAAAATATTTTCTCTCATGTTTTCTCTTTCCAGGTGTCCTTTGAAGTATTTCTGAACTTCTTCAATATTCGGTTTAATTTCATTTTTAGAAATATGGTTATGTATACTCTCTACCGTCGCGTGCATTGCAACCCCATAAGAAAGAAAAGGGGTTTTTGAAGTTGGAAATCTCAGTAAGTTTTGTTCAAAAAACTCGTGCGGTCCGCCACGCATTACATTTAGAAAATTGTTCAGATGCGTGACACTTAAAATATATTTATCTAAAATTGGTTTTAATACAGATTTTTCATCCAAAGATAAAGGGCTAAACGACGGCAAACTTGTTTTTTCCAAAGAATTCACAGTATCCAAAATATTAGATTTTATTTCTTTTGCTTCAATTTTATACTCCACACCTTCAAAAATAGAAGTTTCCAAAAATGGTACTCGGAGTGAATCTCTACCATTTGTCTTCTTTTTATAACTTGTCACATACAAATTACTTTTTGCGCGAGTAATTGCTACAAAAAATAAACGCAAATAATCATCTATTGTATCTCCCGCAGGATCAATCGATAAATTTTTTGGGAAAGCAATCATATCTCTGGATTGTGATTTTGCCCAAACTTCATTTTGACAATTCAATACAAAAACTGTATCAAACTCCAACCCTTTTGCTTTGTGTGCTGTCAAAAGCGTGATAGCGCTTACTCCACCAATATATGGACTTGTGTCTGTTATCGCTAAATTGTGCATCTCGTATATATCCACACAGGAAACCAAATCAAAAAGTTTTGGGGCTGAAATATCAGAAGTATACGATCGCACAGTGCTTACAAAAGTGTTCAAACTAGATAAAAATTGTATATATTCTGATGGATTTTTATTATATTTATCTTTGTGAAAATAAAATCGACGAAATGAAGATGTAAATTTATTTTTAATTTCATCTGCTGGACCAATCAATTCATCTAACAAACTTCCCATTGGTTCTATGTGAGCTCGAGAAGCAAGATCCAAAAACCAATTTGCTATTTTTTGTAATTCTTTATTTTCACTTTCCAGCATTACATCTATCCACCTTCCTCTTGTGTCGGTCTTTTGTTTTTTGTATGCTTCAATTGAAAGTTTCCAAATAGTAGACCTATCCAAACCCCAAAATGGAAAAGATAAAATTGTCGACAAAAAATTCTGAGAATAATAAATAGAATCTTTTGCGAGAGAAGAGACAAGTCTAGCCATACAAATAATCTGATTTATATGAACTTCTTCCAACACATTTCTCTGACGCTCGTATTGAATTGGGATTTGCTTTGCAAACAAAAATGGTGCAATTTCTTGAAGTTGTCTGTGATTTCTTGCAATCACAGAAATATTATCCAAACTCACCCCATTTTCAATTTTATATTTTATTTCATTGGCAATATATTCGTATTCGTGAACAGCTGTATCAAAAGTATGTGCTGTAATTACACCTTCTTTTATATCTGGATTTGCAGATTCCAATTTTTTTTCAACCTCCTCCAACCTATCTACCAATCTATCATCCCCTTGAGAAATTACACGGTGTGCAAAATCTACAATTGCAGGAGTGGAGCGATAATTTTTTACCAAAGTTATCAATTTTGTTTCAGGATACTGCTCTCTAAATTGTAATATATTATTTATCTCTGCTCCTTGAAATTTATATATAGCCTGATCATCATCCCCAACAACCATTACATTCGGTTTACCTTCGTTTACTGGATTTTCTGTCAGCATATGAATAATTCTCATTTGTGCTTCGTTTGTGTCCTGAAACTCATCGACAAGAATATATTGATATTTTTCTTGAAGTTCTGCCAAAAGCCCGGGTTTTTTTAATAAAACTCGAATCAAATCCAAAATCATATCATCAAAATCTACCAACCCAATTTTTGCCATTGCTTTTTGATATTTTTCATAAACCAATCCCAAAGATATATTTCTATCCAATTGATATGCATCTTTTAAGCGCTTTTTTTTAGTTTCCTTATCTCTACCTATCCAATTATCCTTCCATTTTGTGATTGGTTTTGTACTATTTTCTTCTATTGCCTGCTCGTACGCATTCAAAAGTGAACGCAATAAAATATCTTTATAATCCAAAAGGCTAATATGTTCTATTGGCAATTTTGGTAAATCTATTTGTTTAATTTGAGAAATTAAAGTTGGTATTTGCTCTTTTATTTTTTTGGAAACTCGTGGCTCAAAAAAAGGGATTAAAATTTCTTCTATTTTTGCAAAACAATCTCCATTTGATTTTACAATTTTTTGATATTCTTCTGGTGTAATTCCAGCTTTTTTCAATTTACTAATTTTATTTTTTATACTATTTAAATATACAAAAGTTCCATTACGCTTTGTACTAAATGAATCTGAAAATAATAAAGATTCAAGAATTTTTCCCAAAACTTCTATCTGCTTTACATTTTCAGCAGATTTCATTTGTTGTGCCTCATAAAACTCCTCTCGAAATTTATAAGTGACATCTAATGCAAAACTATGAAATGTGTGGATTGAAACTTTATATGCAGAAATCCCAATAAAACCGCTCAAGCGATCTTTCATATTTTTTGATGCTGCATCTGTGAAAGTTAGGCAAAGTATATTTTCTGGATTTACATCAGCTTGCTTCAATATATTTGCCACACGCATACCGAGCAACTCTGTCTTTCCACTTCCTGGTCCAGCTATTACCATTACTGGTCCGTCTATTGTGTCCACAGCTTGCCTTTGTTCATTATTTAATTTTTTATACCTATCATTAAACTTCATATTTTTTTATTTTATATTGTCAGCAATAGCAAAGCAATTCCAAAAAGTCCTAATCCTACAAATTTTATAGCCACATGCTTTTCCTTGAAATATACATTTCCAAAAATAATAGTCCACAAAATTCTTCCAGATCTTTTGATAGAAATTATAATAGACGGTGGTGCATAAAGGTAAGCAAAACTTTCCAAAACCGTACCAACCCCACTAGAAACTGATTGCGAAAGAATTATTTTTTTCTTTAAAAATTTGATAGGATTTTCTCCTGCTATAAATTTGGCAGTCACCATAAAATATATTGCCAAAATACCAGTAAAAATCATTTGTTCGGCTTCCACACTATTGAAATTTGTAATATTATATTTGAATAAACTTATAGTTCCAACTGCTAAAA from Candidatus Magasanikbacteria bacterium includes the following:
- the mrdA gene encoding penicillin-binding protein 2; translated protein: MSKNKNTIFGISIPKFSYLSLEGKYKNSWIEDSFSFQNKTSRQPAIPGSKNYMGSSFSLKKKKVLLILIFIIFFILIGRVFFIQIVDGGDYSLLAKNNSQRTIPVPAERGIIYDRNRQQLTKNVLKFSLAITPQDLPRKAEELDKIISRLAGLIQKNRDDISEIIKEYGAYSYESIDILDDLDYETALLIEIETSDLPGINIERRSKRLYLMKEEGEKKYLSLSHILGYAGKLNPEELKELYPKGYIPTDTIGKTGIEKTYEKALRGKYGYQKIEVNAFGRKQNVVIEKAPVHGDHVQLSIDLEIQNKLEEITTKYLEDSDKKKAAVIVMDPRNGEILALVSLPTFNNNDFSGGIELQKYQEYLENENNPLFNRVISGTYPSGSTIKMAVALTALQEGLITNRTSFLSTGGINVGSWVFRDWKYGGHGITNVRKSLAWSVNTFYYYIGGGYNDFEGLGATKIVEYLKKFGFAERLNIDIPGEAKGFLPSKEWKQEVKNERWYVGDTYNLSIGQGDVSVTPLQIASMTSVVANGGTLYQPRIAQKIINPETKEEEKIETVILNENFINSSHIQTAKLGMRECVVYGSCRRLSALPLLVAGKTGTAQWSSTKDNHAWFTSFAPFNYPEIVVTVLVEEGEEGSGISTEIAYDFYKWWYEYRF
- a CDS encoding His/Gly/Thr/Pro-type tRNA ligase C-terminal domain-containing protein, whose translation is MRQTKLFTKTLKEHPKDEVSKNAQLLIRAGFIDKTMSGVYNFLPLGLRVLNKINNIIREEMDEAGGQEVFLSTLQNKETWEKSGRWSDGVVDNWFKTKLKNNTELGLAFTHEEAITNIMKNYITSYKNLPFYAYQIQTKFRNETRAKSGLIRGREFLMKDMYSFSKNKEEHDVFYEKMKDVYMKVFGRLGMGDKTYLTISSGGSFSKYSYEFQTLSEAGEDIIYIDEEKNIAINKEDFNNEMLADFDLKFDKNNLVEKKSVEVGDIYSLGYKYSEAFGLKFANEDGKNELVYMGSFGMSPSRLMGTLVELNNDERGIIWPKEVTPFDLHLISLRPDKNEKETIWIYQKLKELGMDVLLDDRLKISAGQKFAESDLMGISTQVILSPKTLENSSVEVKDRRTGETNILPINKLSDLIN
- a CDS encoding ATP-dependent helicase, with product MKFNDRYKKLNNEQRQAVDTIDGPVMVIAGPGSGKTELLGMRVANILKQADVNPENILCLTFTDAASKNMKDRLSGFIGISAYKVSIHTFHSFALDVTYKFREEFYEAQQMKSAENVKQIEVLGKILESLLFSDSFSTKRNGTFVYLNSIKNKISKLKKAGITPEEYQKIVKSNGDCFAKIEEILIPFFEPRVSKKIKEQIPTLISQIKQIDLPKLPIEHISLLDYKDILLRSLLNAYEQAIEENSTKPITKWKDNWIGRDKETKKKRLKDAYQLDRNISLGLVYEKYQKAMAKIGLVDFDDMILDLIRVLLKKPGLLAELQEKYQYILVDEFQDTNEAQMRIIHMLTENPVNEGKPNVMVVGDDDQAIYKFQGAEINNILQFREQYPETKLITLVKNYRSTPAIVDFAHRVISQGDDRLVDRLEEVEKKLESANPDIKEGVITAHTFDTAVHEYEYIANEIKYKIENGVSLDNISVIARNHRQLQEIAPFLFAKQIPIQYERQRNVLEEVHINQIICMARLVSSLAKDSIYYSQNFLSTILSFPFWGLDRSTIWKLSIEAYKKQKTDTRGRWIDVMLESENKELQKIANWFLDLASRAHIEPMGSLLDELIGPADEIKNKFTSSFRRFYFHKDKYNKNPSEYIQFLSSLNTFVSTVRSYTSDISAPKLFDLVSCVDIYEMHNLAITDTSPYIGGVSAITLLTAHKAKGLEFDTVFVLNCQNEVWAKSQSRDMIAFPKNLSIDPAGDTIDDYLRLFFVAITRAKSNLYVTSYKKKTNGRDSLRVPFLETSIFEGVEYKIEAKEIKSNILDTVNSLEKTSLPSFSPLSLDEKSVLKPILDKYILSVTHLNNFLNVMRGGPHEFFEQNLLRFPTSKTPFLSYGVAMHATVESIHNHISKNEIKPNIEEVQKYFKGHLERENMRENIFEKYLKKGNEVWKIYLNKYQDRISATSWIETNFRMQQVFVENVQITGKIDKIVPNEETREMEVYDFKTGSYKLSWKESLPDKKVQLHGYKRQIIFYKLLVEFSRDYSKYTVNRGYLEFLNPTKLDEIHCLPYDITSEDVERLKKLIVAVDKKIRNLDFPDISKYEKTLKGLEDFENDLICGKI
- a CDS encoding rod shape-determining protein translates to MSLKSFFGKFKPRDIGIDLGTANTLVYIKDKGIVINEPSVVAINTRTEQILAVGDEAKRMLGKTPSHIVVTKPLSNGIISDYEVAEKMIRYFIDKVYENGFFIMARPRVIVCIPLEATEVEMKAVEDAVISSGAKEVFVVQEPMAAAIGSRMLIQEPIGNMIVDIGGGTTDVAIISLSGIVSWKSTQIAGDEMNRNITQYAREVFNLFVGESHSEHIKIKVGSASNLEESIEFPMRGRDVMTGLPKEIMINDEHVREALERSISGIIEQIKITLETTPPELTGDIHERGIMLSGGGSLLRGLDKVISRATNISVRIVDDPLTAVVRGIGVLLEDDKLLKEVALPSARDDKKRRIR
- the mreC gene encoding rod shape-determining protein MreC; the encoded protein is MRKTKKKTIIAVSFVIFLTILLHFSGWVSPIENFVRDIFNGGVGSVYKLSLNIDEQQNKNLVCPDLQTELNKLKIDRAKLILLEEENEQLREQLNFFIDKKFNYIGAQVIGKDFEPFSSSIILNKGKKDGIEIGNPVIASGGVLVGKIIKSEDTTSVVRLINDNQSKIAGTLTNKDTSMGLVEGGYGISVHMNLIPQNETIHIGDTVITSGLEARIPRGLLIGTVEAVEKEPYQPFQKAILQPLSDLDKLFLVSVITFVNEE
- a CDS encoding DUF721 domain-containing protein, encoding MSFTPLGQELKNKFNQNTTLQKQIETSSIIEIAEEIMKEFFGKDSVTLTRPLFLKNRTLTVSCASSVMAQELRLRQKELVEEINKKVGKNEIDAIRYLL